DNA from Acidaminococcales bacterium:
AGCGAACAAGGAATCGGCTATTTGGGGAGCGTTGCCGACGACCATCTGTACGGCCATTGTTTCGCCGATGGCGCGTGCCATCCCCAAAACAACCGCAGTCAAAAGCCCCGGCAGGGCGGCCGGTAAAATTACCCGCCAGATGGTCTGCCAGTAGGTCGCCCCCATGGCCAGCGACGCTTCTTCCAAGGTGTTCGGCACGGATCTTATCGCGTCTTCGGAAATGTTCACAATCGTCGGTAAAATCATCACGCTTAAAACGAGCGCCGCGGCGAACAGGCCAAACCCAGCCGGGACACGGAAAAATTCCCGTATAAACGGCACTATGACCGTCAAGCCGACAAAACCGTAAACAACGGATGGTATCGCCATGTAAAGGCCAACCGCCGGTTTCATAACCGCGTAGAGCTTGGGCGGCGCGGCCTTGGTTAAAAATACCGCGCCGGCGATCCCGAGGGGCGCCCCTATCAGCGTCGCCAAAAGCGTAACGAAAATACTGCCGGAAATAAACGCCAAAGCGCCGTATTGCCCTTCCAAAGGGTTCCAGCGCGCGGAAAGGAAAAATTCAAAAAAACTTACTTGCGCGAAGGTTCGCATTCCTTGCTGCCCAACGAAAAAAACCACCGCGAAAACCAAAAAAGCCATAAAACCGGCGCACAAGGCAAACAACCGCCCACCCAGGCGATCGTAAAAATTATGTTTGCCGGCTTCGCTCGCCTGTTTTTTGTTTAAAAGCAAATTATTTTTAGCCATGAAAATGTCCTGCGTCCATTTTTCGCGCGGCGCGAGCCATTCAACGCCGCCCACGGTTTCCCAGAAGACGTGCCGCTATTGGGCGGCTTTAGTT
Protein-coding regions in this window:
- the pstC gene encoding phosphate ABC transporter permease subunit PstC, whose translation is MAKNNLLLNKKQASEAGKHNFYDRLGGRLFALCAGFMAFLVFAVVFFVGQQGMRTFAQVSFFEFFLSARWNPLEGQYGALAFISGSIFVTLLATLIGAPLGIAGAVFLTKAAPPKLYAVMKPAVGLYMAIPSVVYGFVGLTVIVPFIREFFRVPAGFGLFAAALVLSVMILPTIVNISEDAIRSVPNTLEEASLAMGATYWQTIWRVILPAALPGLLTAVVLGMARAIGETMAVQMVVGNAPQIADSLFAPASTLPSEIVLEMGNAPFDSAWSNGLFLMAFVLLLISFFMIAIVRKIAGRRAF